The Thermodesulfobacteriota bacterium genome has a segment encoding these proteins:
- a CDS encoding GTP pyrophosphokinase, translated as MMSTLERAIEIAVRVHAGRKDKAGAPYILHPLRVMLKLTAPEEQITAVLHDVIEDSQGETRVTIGDLRQEGFSETVIRAVDSVTKRKNETYNQYILRAASNPIGRRVKLADLEDNCDLSRIANPTRPDQERIDKYRRAIELIMKC; from the coding sequence ATTATGTCCACCCTCGAACGGGCGATTGAGATCGCCGTCAGAGTCCATGCCGGCAGGAAAGACAAAGCCGGCGCGCCTTATATCCTTCATCCCCTCCGGGTGATGCTGAAGCTCACGGCCCCGGAGGAACAGATAACGGCCGTGCTGCATGACGTGATTGAAGACAGCCAGGGGGAAACCCGGGTGACGATCGGTGATCTGAGGCAGGAAGGGTTTTCCGAGACGGTTATCAGGGCCGTCGATTCCGTCACGAAACGCAAAAACGAAACCTACAACCAATATATCCTGCGGGCGGCGTCCAACCCTATCGGCCGGCGGGTCAAGCTGGCCGATCTGGAGGACAACTGCGATCTGTCCCGGATCGCCAACCCGACCCGGCCGGATCAGGAACGAATCGACAAGTACCGGCGGGCCATCGAGTTGATCATGAAGTGCTGA
- a CDS encoding ABC transporter substrate-binding protein, giving the protein MKKKLRILAGTLVILLAASVCFAKTIKIGFNISLTGDIPKVGEESKFAGEMMKNEINANGGLEVGGEKYLLEFIYEDNESKAESAVMVALKLIEKDQVLAIVGPNSSKQAIPAGQVCDDNRTPMISPWSTNPDTTRNRPWVFRAAFLDPFQGPIAADFAADQFQAKTAAVLYALSNDYSKGLAEIFRDYFEKKQGQGSVKAFESYGDKDQDFSAQLTKIIAAKPDFIFLPDNYNEVALIVKQAHDLGWKGPFMGSDAWGNSELMKLCGDDCVGQYFSTHYAAAGATGATREFIDKYEKLYGYQPADVAALTWDALQVVLTGIQNAGKLTGNIEKDRKNVRDGIAAIKEVKGITGNMRFDEQGDPIKCAVVVRINEKGEFVFTKSVCP; this is encoded by the coding sequence ATGAAAAAGAAATTGAGGATATTGGCGGGTACGCTGGTGATCCTGCTGGCGGCTTCCGTGTGTTTCGCAAAAACTATCAAGATCGGATTCAACATTTCCCTGACCGGAGACATTCCCAAGGTGGGCGAGGAATCCAAGTTCGCCGGGGAAATGATGAAGAATGAAATCAACGCCAATGGCGGCCTGGAAGTGGGCGGCGAAAAATACCTGCTGGAATTCATCTACGAGGACAACGAATCCAAGGCCGAATCCGCGGTCATGGTGGCCCTGAAGTTGATTGAAAAGGACCAGGTTCTGGCTATTGTCGGCCCCAACTCCAGCAAGCAGGCCATTCCCGCCGGCCAGGTCTGCGACGACAACCGCACGCCCATGATCTCGCCCTGGTCCACCAACCCGGACACCACCAGAAACCGGCCCTGGGTTTTCCGGGCCGCTTTCCTCGACCCCTTCCAGGGGCCCATTGCCGCCGATTTTGCCGCCGATCAGTTTCAGGCCAAAACAGCGGCCGTGCTTTATGCTCTGTCCAACGATTACAGTAAAGGGCTGGCCGAGATCTTCCGGGATTATTTTGAAAAAAAGCAGGGCCAGGGATCGGTGAAGGCCTTTGAGAGCTACGGGGACAAGGACCAGGATTTTTCCGCCCAGTTGACCAAGATCATCGCGGCTAAACCCGACTTCATCTTCCTGCCCGACAACTACAACGAAGTGGCCCTGATCGTGAAACAGGCCCACGACCTGGGCTGGAAAGGGCCGTTCATGGGCTCAGACGCCTGGGGAAATTCCGAGCTGATGAAGCTGTGCGGGGATGACTGCGTCGGCCAGTATTTCTCCACCCACTATGCCGCGGCCGGCGCCACCGGCGCGACCAGAGAATTCATCGACAAGTATGAAAAGCTGTACGGGTATCAGCCGGCGGACGTGGCCGCCCTGACCTGGGACGCCCTCCAGGTGGTGCTGACCGGTATCCAGAACGCCGGCAAGCTCACCGGGAACATTGAAAAGGACCGGAAAAACGTCCGGGACGGGATCGCGGCCATCAAGGAGGTAAAGGGCATTACCGGCAACATGCGGTTTGACGAACAGGGCGATCCCATCAAGTGCGCCGTGGTGGTGCGGATCAACGAAAAGGGCGAGTTCGTGTTCACGAAGTCGGTTTGCCCCTGA
- a CDS encoding branched-chain amino acid ABC transporter permease has product MTENLIQNIFNALQWGSFYSLIALGYTLVYGVLRLINFAHGDIFMVGAYIAFFISAFLFKGGEGLSGGATLALTIPLTMILTSACGVTLERIAYRPLRRKGVNRLYVVITALMCGLILEYGNLAFLGASRKSFPELMDKVVYQVGPVSMTNLKIIVILTAVAVFLLLNAFVHRTKIGMAMRAVSYDRFAIPLMGISLDAIIVVTFTLGSSLAGLAGILYALSYPVLDPFMGAMLGWKAFIAAVVGGIGDIRGAFVGGFLLGFIEILVVAAFPSTFRDLIAFSILMTLLVIRPTGLFGLAQSTKI; this is encoded by the coding sequence ATGACCGAAAATCTCATTCAAAACATTTTCAACGCCCTGCAGTGGGGCAGTTTCTATTCCCTGATCGCCCTGGGATACACCCTGGTCTATGGCGTGCTGCGGCTGATCAATTTCGCCCACGGCGACATCTTCATGGTCGGGGCCTACATCGCCTTTTTCATCTCCGCTTTCCTTTTTAAAGGCGGCGAAGGGCTTTCCGGAGGGGCCACCCTGGCCTTGACCATTCCCCTCACCATGATCCTGACCTCGGCCTGCGGCGTGACTCTGGAACGGATCGCCTACCGCCCATTGCGGCGAAAGGGGGTTAACCGGTTGTACGTGGTCATCACCGCCCTCATGTGCGGCCTGATCCTGGAGTACGGCAATCTGGCCTTTCTGGGCGCCAGCCGGAAAAGCTTTCCCGAACTCATGGACAAGGTGGTTTATCAGGTCGGCCCGGTCAGCATGACCAACCTGAAAATCATCGTCATCCTCACGGCCGTGGCCGTGTTTCTCCTGTTAAACGCCTTTGTCCACCGGACAAAAATCGGCATGGCCATGCGGGCCGTGTCTTACGACCGGTTCGCCATCCCCCTGATGGGCATCTCCCTGGATGCCATTATTGTCGTGACCTTTACCCTGGGGTCCTCCCTGGCCGGCCTGGCCGGAATTTTGTACGCCCTGTCCTACCCGGTGCTGGATCCGTTCATGGGCGCCATGCTCGGCTGGAAGGCCTTTATCGCGGCCGTGGTCGGCGGCATCGGCGACATCCGGGGGGCCTTTGTCGGCGGGTTTCTGCTGGGGTTTATCGAAATCCTGGTGGTGGCGGCCTTTCCCTCCACCTTCCGGGACCTGATCGCCTTTTCCATTCTCATGACCCTGCTGGTCATCAGGCCCACCGGCCTGTTCGGCCTGGCCCAGTCAACCAAGATTTAG
- a CDS encoding branched-chain amino acid ABC transporter permease, translating into MKRFSVPALLLILAAGTVLAARFDLLDQYVQTIIMFIGINIILAASLNIINGYMGEFACGHAAFMAVGAYVSSVLNLVLFTNSPPLAGPFLPEALALFLFPVTLIAGGVVAALAGLMVAVPSFKTRDDYLAIITLAANFIVCNIFINLESLGGARGLMGMKKIVFFMSDAVDLPWMLIWVLIFTVLTVFIIRRFVTSTYGKGIIAICQDEVAAEIMSVNTDRMKVAAFMLSAFLAGIAGGLYAHILGYINPNSFGIMKSTECLVMVYLGGMASLSGSVLAAILFTLLIEGLRFVIPVLDSAIHLIPLVPDTYQLSQVVKWIIIPLLLVLLMQFRPEGIMGNRELADFLPRLRKYYKFK; encoded by the coding sequence ATGAAACGATTCAGCGTACCGGCCCTGCTCCTCATCCTGGCGGCCGGAACCGTTCTGGCCGCCCGGTTCGACCTGCTGGACCAGTACGTTCAGACCATCATCATGTTCATCGGGATCAACATCATTCTGGCGGCCAGCCTCAACATCATCAACGGCTACATGGGCGAGTTCGCCTGCGGACACGCCGCCTTCATGGCCGTCGGCGCCTATGTCAGCTCCGTCCTCAACCTGGTCCTGTTCACCAATTCGCCGCCCCTGGCCGGGCCGTTTCTGCCGGAAGCCCTGGCCCTCTTCCTGTTTCCGGTCACCCTGATCGCCGGCGGCGTCGTTGCCGCCCTGGCCGGCCTGATGGTGGCCGTACCGTCGTTTAAAACCCGTGACGACTACCTGGCCATCATCACTCTGGCGGCCAACTTTATCGTCTGCAACATCTTCATCAATTTAGAAAGCCTGGGCGGCGCCCGGGGGCTCATGGGCATGAAAAAAATCGTATTTTTCATGAGCGACGCCGTCGATCTGCCCTGGATGCTGATCTGGGTGCTGATCTTCACCGTTCTGACCGTATTTATCATCCGGCGCTTCGTCACTTCCACCTACGGCAAGGGGATCATCGCCATCTGCCAGGACGAGGTGGCGGCCGAGATCATGAGCGTCAACACCGACCGGATGAAGGTGGCGGCCTTCATGCTTTCAGCCTTTTTAGCCGGTATTGCCGGCGGGCTTTACGCCCATATCCTGGGATACATCAACCCCAACTCATTCGGTATCATGAAATCGACGGAATGCCTGGTCATGGTGTATCTGGGGGGCATGGCCTCTCTGAGCGGATCGGTCCTGGCCGCCATCCTGTTTACGCTCCTGATCGAGGGGCTGCGGTTTGTCATTCCGGTTCTGGATTCGGCCATTCATCTTATCCCCCTGGTGCCCGACACCTACCAGTTGAGCCAGGTGGTGAAATGGATCATCATCCCCCTGCTGCTGGTGCTGCTGATGCAGTTCCGGCCGGAGGGCATCATGGGCAACCGGGAACTGGCGGACTTTCTCCCGCGATTGAGGAAATATTATAAATTTAAATAA
- a CDS encoding ABC transporter ATP-binding protein has protein sequence MTLLTINNLTREFGGLTAVSDFSMRFDGPELVGLIGPNGAGKTTVFNLVSGFYAPTRGDILFQGKSISGQKPHRITARGIARTFQNIRLWNDMSVLDNILVAHHSALGYGLWDVLARTRRYGRGEQSIRYRAMEILESMDLAHLAGDRPRNLPYGIQRKVEIARALSIRPQLLLLDEPAAGLNSSDIVDLIALIRRIFEEFRIAIWMIEHQMAVVMSLCSRIQVIDFGRTIAEGTPEEIRNHPDVIRAYLGGETA, from the coding sequence ATGACGCTTCTGACCATAAACAATCTGACCCGGGAATTCGGCGGACTGACGGCCGTGTCCGATTTTTCCATGCGCTTTGACGGCCCGGAGCTGGTGGGCCTGATCGGCCCCAACGGCGCCGGCAAGACCACGGTCTTCAACCTGGTCAGCGGGTTTTACGCCCCTACCCGGGGGGACATCCTCTTCCAGGGGAAATCCATCAGCGGCCAGAAGCCCCATCGTATCACCGCCCGGGGCATCGCCCGCACCTTCCAGAACATCCGGCTCTGGAACGACATGAGCGTCCTGGACAACATCCTGGTGGCCCATCATTCCGCCCTGGGCTACGGCCTCTGGGACGTTCTGGCAAGGACCCGACGTTACGGCCGCGGCGAGCAGAGCATCCGGTACCGGGCCATGGAAATCCTGGAGTCCATGGATCTGGCCCACCTGGCCGGCGACAGGCCCCGGAACCTGCCCTACGGCATTCAGCGCAAGGTGGAAATCGCCCGGGCGCTTTCCATCCGGCCGCAGCTCCTTCTCCTGGACGAACCGGCGGCGGGTCTGAATTCCTCGGATATCGTAGACCTCATCGCCCTCATCCGCCGGATCTTCGAAGAATTCAGGATCGCCATCTGGATGATCGAACACCAGATGGCGGTGGTCATGTCCCTGTGTTCCCGGATCCAGGTCATCGATTTCGGCCGGACCATCGCCGAAGGTACGCCGGAAGAAATCCGGAACCATCCGGACGTGATCCGGGCCTACCTGGGAGGAGAAACAGCCTGA
- a CDS encoding ABC transporter ATP-binding protein: MLLDVRELHAAYGNIKALHGISFHVDRGEIVTLIGANGAGKTTTLSAITRVPPPEGPRVTRGVVLYQGISLTPIPAHRVVSDFHMALAPEGRHIFGNLTVEENLKLATFSRKNDPALKKDYDRVYGLFPQLARRRKQRGETLSGGEQQMLAVSRALMTGCDFILLDEPSMGLAPLLMMEMFQALRELNVDGMTILLVEQNAHFALKFAHRGYVLDTGKIVAEGNSRDLLDNPEVKKAYLGG, encoded by the coding sequence ATGCTGCTGGACGTTCGGGAACTTCACGCCGCCTACGGGAATATCAAGGCCCTTCACGGCATATCCTTTCATGTGGACCGGGGGGAGATCGTCACCCTGATCGGGGCCAACGGCGCCGGCAAGACCACCACGCTTTCGGCCATCACCCGCGTGCCGCCGCCGGAAGGGCCCCGGGTCACCCGGGGGGTGGTGCTCTACCAGGGCATCAGCCTGACACCCATACCGGCCCATCGCGTTGTCTCCGATTTTCATATGGCCCTGGCGCCGGAAGGGCGGCACATCTTCGGTAACCTGACCGTGGAGGAAAACCTGAAGCTGGCGACGTTCTCACGGAAAAACGACCCGGCCTTAAAAAAAGACTATGACCGGGTTTACGGGCTCTTCCCCCAGCTGGCCCGGCGGCGGAAGCAACGCGGGGAAACCTTGAGCGGCGGCGAACAGCAGATGCTGGCCGTGAGCCGGGCCCTCATGACCGGCTGTGATTTTATCCTGCTGGACGAACCCTCCATGGGGCTGGCGCCGCTGCTGATGATGGAGATGTTCCAGGCCCTGCGGGAGTTGAACGTCGACGGCATGACCATTCTGCTGGTCGAGCAGAACGCCCATTTCGCCCTCAAATTTGCCCACCGGGGATATGTTCTGGACACCGGAAAAATCGTGGCCGAAGGAAATTCACGGGACCTGCTCGACAACCCGGAGGTCAAGAAGGCCTATCTGGGGGGGTGA